The Burkholderiales bacterium genome includes a window with the following:
- the nudC gene encoding NAD(+) diphosphatase: MHTPPGFAPSHRLPADLPGGTLAFAFSGTKLVARGDAGAATIATLADLDAAGLAGERHFLGDLAGVPCVAVALGDDISAPPGFIAAGLRTYFTRLPDALLALAARAFQVADFDRSHRYCGRCATPTRSRPDERARECPSCGLVAYPRVSPAMMTLVTRGREVLLARSERFAPGMYSALAGFVEPGETIEDCIRREVREEVGMEVRDPAYFASQSWAFPHSLMIAYTAEYAGGEIRLEDPEITDARWFALDALPTLPSPVSIARRLIDATVLRLRSA; the protein is encoded by the coding sequence ATGCACACGCCTCCCGGATTCGCACCTTCGCACCGGCTGCCCGCCGACCTCCCGGGCGGCACGCTCGCCTTCGCGTTCTCCGGCACGAAGCTCGTCGCGCGCGGCGACGCCGGCGCCGCGACGATCGCCACGCTCGCGGACCTCGACGCCGCCGGCCTCGCCGGGGAACGGCATTTCCTCGGCGATCTCGCCGGCGTGCCCTGCGTGGCGGTCGCGCTCGGCGACGACATCTCCGCCCCGCCGGGCTTCATCGCCGCCGGGTTGCGGACCTACTTTACGAGGTTGCCGGACGCGCTCCTCGCGCTCGCCGCGCGCGCGTTCCAGGTCGCCGACTTCGACCGCTCGCACCGCTACTGCGGGCGCTGCGCGACGCCGACGCGATCCCGCCCCGACGAACGCGCGCGCGAATGTCCGTCGTGCGGGCTCGTCGCCTATCCGCGGGTGTCGCCGGCGATGATGACGCTGGTGACGCGCGGCCGCGAAGTGCTCCTCGCGCGCTCCGAGCGGTTCGCTCCCGGGATGTACTCGGCGCTCGCCGGCTTCGTCGAGCCCGGCGAGACGATCGAGGACTGCATCCGGCGCGAAGTGCGCGAGGAGGTCGGCATGGAGGTGCGCGATCCGGCGTACTTCGCGAGCCAGTCGTGGGCGTTCCCGCATTCGCTGATGATCGCGTACACCGCCGAGTACGCGGGCGGCGAGATCCGCCTCGAGGATCCCGAGATCACCGACGCGCGATGGTTCGCGCTCGACGCGCTCCCCACGCTCCCCTCGCCGGTGTCGATCGCGCGCCGCCTGATCGACGCGACCGTCCTCCGCCTGCGCTCGGCCTGA
- a CDS encoding ABC transporter substrate-binding protein, which yields MTLRSFLAAALLAASVPVTVAAQGITSTTIVIGQSAATSGQASDLGTEMRAGALAYFNAVNARGGVNGRRIELRTLDDGYEPDRSLANTRRFVETDQVFALFGYVGTPTTLASMPVFTRAQVPLVGPFTGAEVFRKPFNRYVFNVRASYFVETEKLVELLATLRMQRIAVFYQNDAYGKAGLEGVERAMKARNMPITGTATVERNSTDVKAAVATLSKLDPQAVIMIGAYKGCAAFIKAMMAAGIHAQFLNVSFVGSRGLAEALGPEGRGVGISQVVPFPWNIGTPVVKEYQKLIAAEAGKDKLSFTSLEGFIAAKVLVEGLRRAGRDLTREKLIAALETMNDYDVGGFTVTYTPTDHSGSRFIELTAIGKDGAFVR from the coding sequence ATGACGTTGCGCTCGTTCCTCGCTGCCGCCCTGCTGGCCGCGTCCGTTCCGGTCACGGTGGCGGCGCAGGGCATCACCTCGACCACGATCGTCATCGGCCAGTCCGCGGCCACCTCGGGCCAGGCCTCCGACCTCGGCACCGAGATGCGCGCCGGCGCCCTCGCCTACTTCAACGCGGTGAACGCGCGCGGCGGCGTCAACGGCCGCCGGATCGAACTGCGGACGCTCGACGACGGCTACGAGCCCGACCGCTCGCTCGCCAACACGCGCCGCTTCGTCGAGACCGACCAGGTCTTCGCGCTGTTCGGCTACGTCGGCACGCCGACGACGCTCGCCTCGATGCCGGTGTTCACGCGCGCGCAGGTGCCGCTCGTCGGGCCGTTCACCGGCGCCGAGGTGTTCCGCAAGCCGTTCAACCGCTACGTGTTCAACGTCCGCGCGAGCTACTTCGTCGAGACCGAGAAGCTCGTCGAACTGCTCGCGACGCTGCGCATGCAGCGCATCGCGGTGTTCTACCAGAACGACGCCTACGGCAAGGCGGGCCTCGAAGGCGTCGAGCGCGCGATGAAGGCGCGCAACATGCCGATCACCGGCACCGCCACGGTCGAGCGCAATTCGACCGACGTGAAGGCGGCGGTCGCGACGCTGTCGAAGCTCGACCCGCAGGCGGTGATCATGATCGGCGCCTACAAGGGCTGCGCCGCGTTCATCAAGGCGATGATGGCCGCCGGCATCCACGCGCAGTTCCTCAACGTGTCGTTCGTCGGCAGCCGGGGCCTCGCCGAAGCGCTGGGTCCCGAAGGGCGCGGCGTCGGCATCTCGCAGGTCGTTCCGTTCCCGTGGAACATCGGCACGCCGGTGGTCAAGGAGTACCAGAAGCTCATCGCGGCCGAGGCCGGCAAGGACAAACTCTCGTTCACGAGCCTCGAAGGTTTCATCGCCGCGAAGGTCCTGGTCGAGGGCCTGCGCCGCGCGGGGCGGGACCTGACGCGCGAGAAGCTCATCGCGGCCCTCGAGACGATGAACGACTACGACGTCGGTGGCTTCACCGTGACCTACACGCCGACCGACCACAGCGGCTCGCGGTTCATCGAACTGACCGCGATCGGGAAGGACGGCGCGTTCGTGAGGTGA
- a CDS encoding peptidyl-prolyl cis-trans isomerase, whose translation MTNVRLETNQGDIVLSLDDANAPATVANFLQYVRDGHYDNTVFHRVIDGFMVQGGGFEPGMRQKPTRKPVAHEGANGLKNKRHTVAMARTGDPHSATAQFFINVADNDFLDFKSPGGNGWGYTVFGKVVEGGDVVDRIKAVATARSGMHENVPIADVVIRKAEVVV comes from the coding sequence ATGACGAACGTGAGACTCGAAACGAACCAGGGCGACATCGTGCTTTCGCTCGACGACGCCAACGCGCCGGCGACCGTCGCGAACTTCCTGCAGTACGTGCGCGACGGCCACTACGACAACACGGTGTTCCACCGCGTGATCGACGGCTTCATGGTCCAGGGCGGCGGCTTCGAACCGGGGATGCGACAGAAGCCCACGCGCAAACCGGTCGCCCACGAGGGCGCGAACGGCCTCAAGAACAAGCGCCACACGGTGGCGATGGCGCGCACCGGCGACCCGCACTCGGCGACCGCGCAGTTCTTCATCAACGTCGCCGACAACGACTTCCTCGACTTCAAGTCGCCCGGCGGCAACGGATGGGGCTACACGGTGTTCGGGAAGGTCGTCGAGGGCGGCGACGTCGTCGATCGCATCAAGGCCGTGGCGACCGCCCGCAGCGGCATGCACGAGAACGTGCCCATCGCCGACGTGGTGATCCGCAAGGCGGAGGTCGTGGTCTAG
- a CDS encoding peptidylprolyl isomerase yields the protein MTRSILAVVFAAALASAPALAQKVELDTTAGKIVLELDAKAAPKTVENFLAYVKAGHYDGTQFHRVIDGFMIQGGGYTTDFSEKPTRPGIRNEADASSKAGLLNTPGTIAMARTRDPHSASAQFFINVADNKFLNYRDSTVEGYGYTVFGKVVQGMDVVNRIAKAPTGKGGPFPKDVPATHVVITRARVL from the coding sequence ATGACCCGCAGCATCCTCGCCGTTGTCTTCGCCGCCGCGCTCGCGTCGGCCCCTGCGCTCGCCCAGAAGGTCGAACTCGACACCACCGCGGGCAAGATCGTGCTCGAACTCGACGCGAAGGCGGCGCCGAAGACGGTCGAGAACTTCCTCGCCTACGTGAAGGCGGGCCACTACGACGGCACGCAGTTCCACCGCGTCATCGACGGCTTCATGATCCAGGGCGGCGGCTACACGACCGACTTCTCCGAGAAGCCGACGCGCCCGGGCATCCGCAACGAGGCCGACGCCTCGTCGAAGGCCGGGCTCCTCAACACGCCGGGCACGATCGCGATGGCGCGGACCCGGGATCCGCACTCCGCGTCCGCGCAGTTCTTCATCAACGTCGCCGACAACAAGTTCCTCAACTACCGCGACTCCACGGTGGAGGGCTACGGGTACACGGTGTTCGGCAAGGTCGTGCAGGGCATGGACGTCGTGAACCGGATCGCGAAGGCCCCGACGGGCAAGGGCGGCCCGTTCCCGAAGGACGTGCCCGCGACGCACGTGGTGATCACCCGCGCCAGGGTGCTGTAA
- a CDS encoding tetratricopeptide repeat protein: MVRARLLVASFAALVASHALAQAPATKPPPEPPPTPLPAEFSAEAMKAYAAGLKEARELLAQKRYDEAIAKLDALSRERPREPQARFLKAVAQSDRGDADAAIATLRGLAADFPELPEVHNNLAVHYAARGNLDLAKAELDLAIAASPEYAPAIENLGDVYAQLAARQYERAVALEKGKGAAPAKLKLVREALATR, translated from the coding sequence ATGGTCCGCGCCCGTCTCCTCGTCGCCTCGTTCGCCGCGCTCGTCGCCTCGCACGCGCTCGCGCAGGCGCCCGCGACGAAGCCGCCGCCCGAGCCGCCGCCCACGCCGCTACCGGCCGAGTTCTCCGCCGAAGCGATGAAGGCCTACGCGGCCGGCCTGAAGGAGGCGCGCGAACTCCTCGCGCAGAAGCGCTACGACGAGGCGATCGCGAAGCTCGACGCGCTCTCGCGCGAGCGGCCGCGCGAGCCGCAGGCGCGGTTCCTGAAGGCGGTAGCGCAGTCGGATCGCGGCGACGCCGATGCCGCGATCGCGACCTTGCGCGGTCTCGCGGCCGACTTCCCCGAGTTGCCCGAGGTGCACAACAACCTCGCCGTCCACTACGCCGCGCGGGGCAACCTCGATCTCGCGAAAGCCGAACTCGATCTCGCGATCGCGGCGTCGCCCGAGTACGCGCCCGCGATCGAGAACCTGGGCGACGTGTACGCCCAGCTCGCCGCGCGCCAGTACGAGCGCGCCGTCGCGCTGGAAAAGGGCAAGGGCGCCGCGCCGGCCAAGCTCAAGCTCGTGCGCGAAGCGCTCGCCACCCGATAG
- a CDS encoding UDP-2,3-diacylglucosamine diphosphatase, whose product MAPDLFASDLHLSPARPGIAEAFHAWARGPARTARSVRILGDLFDTWIGDEGIHERFAASVVASLRGIADAGVALGVMHGNRDFLLGPRFARAAGATLLPERVVADVGGVPTLLLHGDELCTGDADYQRYRAWVRDPARLRRFLALPWPVRRAVAAWLRRRSRIATRDKPDEIMDVSDDAVIRAFRDAGTTRMVHGHTHRPATHRHDVDGRACERIVLSDWRDRATWLEVGAAGVRPCELEA is encoded by the coding sequence ATGGCTCCCGACCTTTTCGCCTCCGACCTGCATCTGTCGCCCGCGCGGCCGGGCATCGCGGAGGCCTTCCATGCGTGGGCGCGCGGACCGGCCCGCACAGCGCGGTCGGTGCGCATCCTGGGCGACCTCTTCGACACCTGGATCGGCGACGAGGGCATCCACGAGCGTTTTGCGGCGTCGGTCGTCGCCTCGCTGCGGGGCATCGCGGACGCAGGCGTCGCGCTCGGCGTGATGCACGGCAACCGCGACTTCCTGCTGGGCCCGCGCTTCGCCCGGGCCGCCGGCGCGACGCTCCTGCCCGAGCGCGTCGTCGCCGACGTCGGCGGCGTGCCGACGCTGCTCCTGCACGGCGACGAACTGTGCACCGGCGACGCCGACTACCAGCGCTACCGCGCATGGGTCCGCGACCCTGCGCGACTTCGACGGTTCCTCGCGCTCCCCTGGCCGGTCCGGCGCGCCGTCGCGGCGTGGCTGCGCCGGCGCAGCCGGATCGCGACGCGCGACAAGCCGGACGAGATCATGGACGTGAGCGACGACGCGGTGATTCGCGCGTTCCGCGACGCCGGGACGACGCGCATGGTGCACGGCCACACCCACCGGCCGGCGACGCATCGGCACGACGTCGACGGCCGGGCCTGCGAGCGGATCGTCCTCTCCGACTGGCGCGACCGCGCCACGTGGCTCGAGGTCGGCGCGGCGGGGGTGCGGCCGTGCGAGCTCGAGGCCTGA